A single window of Zea mays cultivar B73 chromosome 10, Zm-B73-REFERENCE-NAM-5.0, whole genome shotgun sequence DNA harbors:
- the LOC103642927 gene encoding uncharacterized protein → MDGHGGGYHDYFSQGSSPSFQPPRGPTPPDEEDVGIFSQQPWHARSFLEQLDLNSRAGGSYSNDGYGDRHGFQPTPAGYGEPPVFRGSPPPAPRGRSCPGRFQAPRALHVGGRSGAGGSPLSRGRGRRARRPTTGVVQGEPSRLNVGSGPDYAADEMPVKGYDKANWTEENTHILCDIAIEQIRDGNCPNGHMKNSAYQTMADKYYERTHLLHEPKQIKNRYNQCKTMYQFINWANGESGLGRGEGGSIIADDKWWDKYAQKKYYECKKFKYGLPSYMDQLVEMFHGTTVDGRTSYVPGQSDQTVNDTTVDEHEDDIDVLTPKNSTSGTKRPSSNTDTASSPPKKNKNAMVRCMKGLLDRLDSGTSKDVDTATQIQEIIENKRKEQQAADFKEIDLCLALAKECGATEETDEFFVASQLFASCKFQRHVFLGLSSNAGRMAWLKKHCKGWTF, encoded by the exons ATGGACGGTCACGGTGGCGGGTACCATGACTATTTTTCTCAGGGGAGTTCGCCGTCCTTTCAACCACCGCGAGGGCCTACTCCCCCCGACGAAGAGGACGTCGGAATCTTCTCCCAACAACCATGGCACGCAAGGTCGTTCTTGGAGCAGCTCGATCTGAATTCACGGGCCGGAGGTAGCTATTCCAACGACGGATACGGCGACCGGCATGGATTCCAGCCGACTCCAGCGGGGTACGGCGAGCCGCCCGTTTTTCGTGGTTCCCCCCCTCCCGCGCCACGCGGCAGATCTTGTCCTGGGAGGTTCCAAGCACCTCGAGCATTACACGTTGGCGGCAGATCCGGTGCTGGAGGATCCCCGCTCTCACGCGGTCGTGGCCGCCGTGCTAGGAGGCCAACTACTGGCGTGGTCCAAGGAGAACCAAGTCGTCTGAATGTAGGCTCCGGTCCAGACTATGCTGCAGATGAAATGCCAGTG AAAGGATATGATAAAGCCAACTGGACCGAAGAAAACACACACATATTGTGTGATATTGCTATTGAACAGATTAGGGATGGTAACTGTCCTAATGGCCACATGAAGAATTCTGCTTATCAAACAATGGCAGACAAATATTATGAACGTACACATCTGTTGCATGAACCAAAGCAAATTAAGAATAGATACAATCAGTGTAAAACAATGTATCAGTTCATCAATTGGGCCAATGGTGAGTCCGGATTAGGCCGTGGGGAGGGTGGAAGCATTATTGCAGATGATAAATGGTGGGACAAGTATGCCCAG AAAAAGTACTACGAATGCAAGAAATTCAAATATGGCTTGCCATCTTACATGGACCAGTTGGTTGAGATGTTCCATGGTACAACAGTTGATGGAAGGACCTCATATGTGCCTGGCCAAAGTGACCAAACAGTTAATGACACTACCGTAGACGAACATGAAGATGACATAGATGTCCTGACTCCAAAGAATAGCACAAGTGGAACGAAAAGGCCTTCGAGCAATACAGACACTGCTTCTAGTCCGCCAAAGAAGAATAAGAACGCAATGGTTAGGTGCATGAAGGGTTTGCTTGATCGATTAGATTCTGGCACTAGCAAAGACGTAGATACAGCTACGCAGATTCAAGAAATAATTGAGAACAAAAGAAAGGAGCAGCAAGCTGCAGATTTCAAGGAGATAGACCTGTGTTTGGCACTGGCAAAGGAATGTGGGGCTACTGAGGAGACAGACGAGTTCTTCGTAGCTTCCCAACTGTTTGCAAGCTGCAAATTTCAAAGACATGTTTTCCTAGGACTGTCTTCAAATGCAGGAAGAATGGCTTGGTTGAAGAAGCACTGCAAGGGCTGGACTTTTTAA